In Microbulbifer salipaludis, a genomic segment contains:
- a CDS encoding 6-phosphofructokinase, giving the protein MSKKNAFYAQSGGVTAVINASACGVIETARQHGDKIGKVYAGLNGIVGALKEELIDVSQESTETIAALRHTPSGAFGSCRYKLKSLEQNRAEYERLIEVFKAHDIGYFFYNGGGDSADTCLKISQLSEKLGYPIQAIHIPKTVDNDLPFTDNSPGFGSVAKYVAVSTKEAALDVASMCATSTKVFIVEVMGRHAGWIAAAGALAQEQEGDAPHIILLPEVAFDKEKFLAKVQQTVADKGYCVIVASEGAQYADGTFLADAGSVDAFGHKQLGGVAPTLAKMVKDELGFKYHWALADYLQRAARHIASATDVEQAYAVGKAAVEAAVAGKNAIMPTIERNGTTTADYSWTIGEAPLAEVANVEKFMPAEFIAEDGFGITEAGRNYLEPLIQGEDYPPYKNGIPQYARLKKVLVEKKLSDSFAV; this is encoded by the coding sequence ATGTCGAAGAAGAATGCCTTTTACGCGCAATCCGGCGGCGTTACCGCCGTTATCAACGCCTCCGCCTGCGGAGTCATCGAGACTGCCCGCCAGCACGGCGACAAGATTGGCAAGGTGTACGCCGGCCTCAACGGTATTGTGGGTGCCCTCAAGGAAGAGCTGATCGATGTCAGCCAGGAATCCACCGAGACCATCGCCGCCCTGCGCCACACCCCGTCCGGTGCCTTCGGTTCCTGCCGCTACAAGCTGAAGAGCCTGGAGCAGAACCGCGCCGAGTACGAGCGCCTGATCGAGGTCTTCAAGGCCCACGACATCGGCTACTTCTTCTATAACGGTGGCGGCGACTCTGCCGACACCTGCCTCAAGATCTCCCAGCTGTCGGAAAAGCTGGGCTACCCGATCCAGGCCATTCATATCCCGAAGACGGTGGACAACGACCTGCCGTTTACCGACAACAGCCCGGGCTTTGGCTCCGTGGCCAAGTATGTGGCCGTTTCCACCAAGGAAGCCGCCCTCGATGTGGCCTCCATGTGCGCCACCTCGACCAAGGTATTCATCGTGGAAGTGATGGGTCGCCACGCGGGCTGGATTGCCGCCGCCGGCGCCCTGGCCCAGGAACAGGAAGGCGATGCCCCGCACATCATCCTGCTGCCGGAAGTGGCCTTCGACAAAGAAAAGTTTCTGGCCAAGGTACAGCAGACCGTTGCCGACAAGGGCTATTGCGTGATCGTCGCCTCTGAAGGCGCCCAGTACGCCGATGGCACCTTCCTCGCCGACGCCGGCAGTGTGGATGCTTTTGGCCACAAGCAGCTGGGCGGTGTCGCGCCCACCCTGGCGAAAATGGTGAAGGACGAGCTGGGCTTCAAATACCACTGGGCCCTGGCCGACTACCTGCAGCGGGCCGCGCGCCACATTGCGTCTGCCACCGACGTGGAGCAGGCCTACGCCGTGGGCAAGGCCGCGGTGGAAGCGGCGGTTGCCGGCAAGAATGCGATCATGCCCACCATCGAACGCAACGGCACCACCACCGCGGATTACAGCTGGACCATTGGCGAGGCACCCTTGGCCGAAGTGGCCAATGTCGAGAAGTTCATGCCCGCGGAATTTATTGCCGAAGACGGCTTTGGCATCACCGAGGCCGGCCGCAACTATCTCGAGCCCCTGATTCAGGGCGAAGACTACCCGCCTTACAAAAACGGTATTCCGCAGTACGCGCGCCTGAAGAAAGTGCTGGTGGAGAAGAAACTGAGTGACAGCTTCGCCGTATAA
- the mpl gene encoding UDP-N-acetylmuramate:L-alanyl-gamma-D-glutamyl-meso-diaminopimelate ligase — protein MHIHILGICGTFMGSLAQLAVAEGHKVTGSDANVYPPMSTQLERAGIALTEGYDPAQLDPAPDLVIIGNALSRGNPAVEAVLERGLAYTSGAQWLCDHFLGGRWVLAVAGTHGKTTTASMLAWVLDYAGMDPGFLIGGVPQNFDVSARLGSTPFFVVEADEYDTAFFDKRSKFVHYRPRTLVINNLEFDHADIFEDLAAIQKQFHHLVRTVPGSGLVIAAQEDSVTQVLEQGCWSEVQRFDVAQGERPCMGDWCAVNVAADGSRFDVQLQGSTVGTVEWDQTGLHSVKNGLAVMAAARHVGVEPAVAAEALGKFGGVKRRMECLGEVEGIRLYDDFAHHPTAIETTLNGLRAKVGGDRVIALIEPRSNTMRMGHHQNQLARACAGADLVLWYQPEGMDWSLDEVVHHSTVPAKVLHSIDAAVESVLDLSGPGSHVIVMSNGGFGGVHQRLLQALQQKYDN, from the coding sequence ATGCATATTCATATTCTAGGCATCTGCGGCACTTTCATGGGCAGCCTGGCGCAGCTGGCGGTGGCCGAGGGACACAAGGTCACGGGCTCTGATGCCAATGTGTATCCGCCCATGAGCACGCAGCTGGAGCGCGCCGGGATTGCCCTGACCGAGGGCTATGATCCCGCGCAGCTGGATCCGGCACCCGACCTGGTGATTATTGGCAATGCCCTGTCGCGGGGAAACCCTGCGGTAGAGGCCGTTCTGGAGAGGGGCTTGGCGTACACCTCCGGTGCGCAGTGGCTGTGTGATCATTTCCTGGGAGGGCGCTGGGTACTCGCGGTTGCCGGTACCCACGGCAAGACCACCACCGCCAGCATGCTGGCCTGGGTGCTGGACTATGCGGGCATGGACCCGGGGTTCCTGATTGGTGGCGTGCCGCAAAATTTTGATGTGTCGGCGCGCCTGGGCAGCACGCCTTTTTTTGTGGTTGAAGCCGACGAGTACGACACCGCCTTTTTTGACAAGCGCTCCAAGTTTGTCCATTACCGTCCACGCACGCTGGTGATCAACAATCTGGAGTTTGATCACGCGGACATTTTTGAAGATCTGGCCGCGATCCAGAAGCAGTTCCATCACCTGGTGCGTACGGTGCCCGGCAGCGGCCTGGTGATCGCTGCTCAGGAAGATAGCGTGACCCAGGTGCTGGAGCAGGGTTGCTGGAGCGAAGTGCAGCGTTTTGACGTGGCCCAGGGCGAGCGCCCGTGCATGGGAGACTGGTGTGCGGTGAATGTGGCCGCGGACGGCAGTCGCTTCGATGTGCAGCTGCAGGGCAGCACCGTGGGCACCGTGGAGTGGGATCAGACCGGTCTGCACAGCGTCAAGAACGGCCTTGCGGTGATGGCGGCTGCCCGTCATGTCGGGGTCGAGCCGGCGGTGGCCGCCGAGGCACTAGGGAAGTTTGGCGGTGTGAAGCGGCGCATGGAGTGCCTGGGGGAGGTTGAGGGCATACGCCTCTACGATGACTTTGCCCATCATCCCACCGCTATTGAAACCACGCTCAATGGGCTGCGCGCCAAGGTCGGTGGCGATCGAGTCATCGCATTGATTGAACCGCGATCCAACACCATGCGTATGGGGCATCATCAGAATCAGTTGGCGCGCGCCTGCGCGGGGGCAGATCTTGTGCTGTGGTACCAGCCAGAGGGTATGGACTGGTCACTGGACGAAGTGGTCCACCACTCTACGGTGCCGGCGAAGGTTCTCCACAGCATCGACGCTGCGGTAGAATCCGTGCTCGACCTGTCAGGCCCCGGCAGTCACGTGATCGTGATGAGTAACGGTGGCTTTGGTGGTGTGCACCAGCGGCTGCTGCAGGCGCTGCAACAGAAATACGACAACTAA
- a CDS encoding flavin prenyltransferase UbiX: MAEPIFPKTVTLAITGASGAQYGLRLLQCLLASRVRVWLLLSDAARIVIDTETSVSLPEDEADTARFLGELYGAQPGQLTLFGKRDWFSPVASGTGAASSLVICPASGGTLSAIACGASNNLVERAADVALKERRQLILVPREAPYSEIHLENMLKLTRMGAVILPASPGFYQKPQSVEDLVDFVVARILSQLGIEQSLLPAWGNG; encoded by the coding sequence TTGGCTGAGCCGATTTTTCCCAAGACAGTAACTCTGGCGATCACCGGTGCCTCCGGCGCCCAGTACGGACTGCGCCTGTTGCAGTGCCTGCTGGCGTCGCGCGTGCGGGTATGGCTGCTTCTTTCCGATGCCGCACGTATTGTGATTGACACGGAAACCAGTGTGTCCCTGCCAGAAGACGAAGCCGATACGGCGCGTTTTCTGGGTGAATTGTACGGCGCCCAGCCGGGGCAGTTGACCCTGTTTGGCAAGCGCGACTGGTTCTCGCCCGTGGCATCTGGCACCGGTGCCGCCAGCAGTCTGGTGATCTGCCCGGCGAGCGGCGGCACCCTGTCGGCGATTGCCTGCGGTGCTTCCAACAACCTGGTTGAGCGTGCGGCGGATGTCGCGCTGAAAGAGCGCCGACAATTGATCCTGGTGCCGCGCGAGGCGCCGTACTCGGAAATTCACCTGGAGAATATGCTGAAGCTCACCCGCATGGGCGCGGTGATCCTGCCGGCGAGCCCGGGCTTCTACCAGAAACCACAATCGGTGGAAGACCTGGTGGACTTTGTAGTGGCCCGCATCCTGAGTCAGCTGGGCATCGAGCAGTCTTTGTTGCCAGCCTGGGGTAACGGCTGA
- a CDS encoding SelT/SelW/SelH family protein has product MQKTVTIHYCVQCNWMLRATWMAQELLYTFAEDLEQVVLKPGSGGVFEIHVGDQLIWERKRDGGFPGPKALKQKVRDVLFPERDLGHVDKPS; this is encoded by the coding sequence ATGCAAAAGACGGTCACCATTCATTACTGCGTGCAGTGCAACTGGATGTTGCGCGCCACCTGGATGGCGCAGGAGCTGCTGTACACCTTTGCCGAAGACCTGGAGCAAGTGGTATTGAAGCCCGGTAGTGGCGGTGTCTTTGAAATCCATGTGGGCGACCAGCTGATCTGGGAGCGCAAGCGGGATGGCGGCTTTCCCGGGCCGAAAGCGTTGAAGCAAAAAGTGCGTGACGTACTTTTTCCCGAGCGTGATCTGGGCCATGTGGATAAGCCATCGTGA
- a CDS encoding efflux RND transporter permease subunit, whose translation MLLGLKTWYEKLVLGHPKIILALVALLTLAAAAGLPRFKLDASADSLTLETDDSLDFFREISERYNSGDFLVVTYRYKGGDLFSDESLATMRRLQDELAMVEGVASVQSVLNVPLLYSPKLSITEVAEGIRTLSSADVDRELARQEFLESPIYKDLILSADGETTAIMLNLTLDQKGLDLVRERDALRRQRNESGLDAAQAQRLEVVSAEYLQHRTAQEDAARDRVQEVREILTQYEGSAELFLGGLTMITSDMIAFIQSDLMVFGAGILIFIVVTLLLIFRQARWVLLPLTTCVTTAVIMLGLLSWLDWRLTVISANFVALLLIITLAITIHLAVRYREYFAEHPEWDRFQLASATVAFMAKPCLYTGLTTMVAFISLVVSGIRPVIDFGWMMTMGVTVALVLSFLIIPVSLMLLRKRDAGQGADNSHAFTQVFSRFAEHHKGVVLGVAVVAAIISAVGISRLKVENRFIDYFDDSTEIHQGMLVIDQRLGGTINLDVVLNKPEQAEPAFEGEDDPFAADFSSDDDTAAEAEADPFAADDPFAAEDPFAADDPFAASGSESQGPDAYWFTVAGLNQIEQLHDFLEAQPEIGKVQSLATLYKVAQDLNDGGLNDFELAIARQSLPEEINQVLVNPYWSPQAQQARITMRVMETDPNLRRDELIRRIYTYAENEMGIAPENIRQTGMLVLYNNMLQSLFKSQILTLGAVFAGILLMFLVLFRSLSLAVIALVPNMLAACVVLGGMGLANIPLDMMTITIAAITVGIGVDHAIHYLYRFRAEFAKDGDYIATMHRSHATIGRAMFYTAITIIAGFSILALSKFVPSIYFGLLTALAMSAALLGSLTLLPLLLVLIKPLPKPAEGSGPGKPAAAAEACAG comes from the coding sequence ATGCTGTTGGGCTTGAAGACCTGGTACGAAAAGCTGGTTCTCGGACACCCGAAAATCATACTGGCGCTGGTGGCATTGCTCACCCTGGCGGCTGCCGCGGGCCTGCCGCGCTTTAAGTTGGATGCTTCGGCTGATTCACTGACCCTGGAAACCGACGATTCGCTGGATTTTTTCCGCGAAATATCCGAGCGCTACAACTCCGGGGATTTCCTCGTGGTGACCTATCGCTATAAAGGGGGCGACCTGTTTAGTGACGAGTCACTGGCGACCATGCGGCGCTTGCAGGACGAGCTGGCCATGGTGGAGGGCGTTGCCAGTGTGCAGTCGGTGCTGAACGTGCCGCTGCTGTACAGCCCGAAGCTGTCGATTACCGAAGTGGCCGAGGGGATTCGCACCCTGTCCTCAGCGGATGTAGACCGGGAGCTGGCGCGCCAAGAATTTCTCGAAAGCCCTATTTATAAAGATCTGATCCTGAGTGCCGATGGCGAGACGACCGCCATCATGCTCAACCTGACGCTGGATCAGAAAGGATTGGACCTGGTGCGTGAGCGGGATGCCCTGCGGCGCCAGCGCAATGAATCTGGTCTCGATGCCGCGCAGGCACAACGCCTGGAAGTGGTGTCGGCGGAGTATCTGCAACACCGCACCGCGCAGGAAGATGCCGCGCGTGATCGGGTGCAGGAGGTGCGCGAGATTCTCACCCAGTATGAAGGCAGCGCCGAACTGTTCCTCGGCGGCCTCACCATGATTACCTCGGACATGATCGCGTTTATCCAGAGCGACCTGATGGTGTTCGGTGCCGGTATCCTGATCTTTATCGTGGTGACGCTGCTGCTGATCTTCCGCCAGGCCCGCTGGGTACTGTTGCCCCTGACTACCTGTGTGACCACGGCGGTCATTATGCTCGGCCTGTTGTCCTGGCTCGACTGGCGCCTGACGGTGATCTCCGCCAACTTCGTGGCCCTGCTGCTGATCATTACCCTGGCGATCACCATCCATCTGGCGGTGCGCTACCGGGAGTATTTTGCCGAACACCCGGAGTGGGATCGTTTCCAGCTGGCCTCTGCCACCGTGGCGTTTATGGCAAAGCCCTGCCTGTATACCGGGCTTACGACCATGGTGGCATTTATCTCCCTGGTGGTCAGCGGCATCCGCCCGGTTATCGACTTCGGCTGGATGATGACCATGGGCGTGACCGTGGCACTGGTGCTTTCATTCCTGATCATTCCCGTGAGCCTGATGTTATTGCGCAAGCGCGATGCCGGTCAGGGTGCGGATAATTCGCACGCGTTTACCCAGGTGTTTTCCCGTTTCGCTGAACATCATAAAGGTGTGGTGCTGGGTGTCGCGGTGGTGGCGGCCATTATCAGCGCGGTGGGCATCTCGCGCCTGAAAGTGGAAAACCGCTTTATCGATTACTTCGACGATTCCACCGAGATCCATCAGGGTATGCTGGTGATTGACCAGCGCCTCGGCGGAACCATCAACCTGGATGTAGTATTGAACAAACCGGAGCAGGCCGAACCGGCGTTCGAGGGTGAGGACGATCCCTTTGCGGCGGATTTCTCCAGTGACGATGATACGGCGGCGGAGGCTGAGGCGGATCCATTTGCGGCGGATGACCCATTTGCTGCCGAGGACCCGTTTGCCGCAGACGATCCCTTTGCCGCGAGCGGCAGTGAAAGCCAGGGGCCAGACGCCTACTGGTTTACCGTGGCTGGCCTGAACCAGATCGAGCAGCTGCACGACTTCCTCGAAGCCCAGCCGGAAATCGGCAAGGTTCAGTCACTGGCCACCCTGTACAAAGTGGCCCAGGATCTCAATGACGGCGGCCTCAATGACTTTGAGCTGGCCATTGCCCGCCAGAGCCTGCCGGAGGAAATCAATCAGGTGCTGGTGAACCCCTATTGGTCGCCGCAGGCGCAGCAGGCCAGAATCACCATGCGTGTGATGGAAACCGATCCCAACTTGCGCCGGGACGAACTGATTCGCCGTATTTATACCTACGCGGAAAATGAAATGGGCATCGCGCCGGAAAACATCCGTCAGACCGGTATGCTGGTGCTGTACAACAACATGCTGCAAAGCCTGTTCAAGTCGCAGATTCTCACGTTAGGCGCGGTGTTTGCGGGTATTTTGCTGATGTTCCTGGTGCTGTTCCGCTCGCTGTCGCTGGCGGTGATTGCCCTGGTGCCGAACATGCTGGCAGCCTGTGTGGTGCTCGGCGGGATGGGCCTGGCGAATATCCCGCTGGATATGATGACCATTACCATTGCCGCGATTACCGTGGGTATCGGCGTCGACCACGCGATCCATTACCTTTACCGGTTCCGCGCGGAATTTGCCAAAGATGGCGACTATATTGCGACCATGCACCGCAGCCATGCCACCATCGGGCGCGCGATGTTCTACACCGCCATTACCATCATTGCCGGTTTCTCGATTCTGGCACTGTCCAAGTTTGTGCCGTCCATCTACTTCGGTTTACTGACGGCGCTGGCCATGTCGGCGGCCCTGCTGGGATCCCTGACGCTGCTGCCATTGTTGCTGGTGCTGATCAAGCCGCTGCCCAAGCCGGCGGAGGGCAGCGGGCCGGGAAAGCCCGCAGCGGCCGCTGAGGCCTGTGCCGGCTGA
- a CDS encoding lipase family alpha/beta hydrolase: MKSRIAILIPGIFDRGRSMQRMQGALERSGFVARTIRLQTNSGWYGMEPMAAQLRDLVEEVTREDESCALVGFSMGGIVARYYLQRLGGAEKVHKFIALSSPHFGSLWAHLLPYKGGRQLRIGSEFLSSLNRDAAVLEGAAPVSIWTPYDATIVPRTSSRLPIGNTYQVPVSLHRWVPQNPKVIDIVRTELAGALEDPDGR, encoded by the coding sequence ATGAAGAGCCGTATTGCGATACTGATTCCCGGGATTTTCGACCGGGGCAGGTCGATGCAAAGGATGCAGGGCGCGCTGGAGCGGTCAGGTTTCGTCGCGCGCACCATCCGCTTGCAGACCAACAGTGGCTGGTATGGGATGGAGCCGATGGCGGCACAGTTGCGCGACCTGGTGGAGGAGGTGACCCGCGAGGATGAGAGTTGCGCACTGGTGGGGTTCAGCATGGGGGGGATTGTGGCGCGCTATTACCTGCAGAGACTGGGCGGCGCGGAAAAGGTACACAAGTTTATTGCCCTCTCCAGTCCTCACTTTGGCAGCCTGTGGGCCCACCTGTTGCCCTACAAAGGTGGGCGGCAACTGCGCATCGGCAGTGAATTTCTCAGTAGCCTGAACCGGGATGCCGCAGTGTTGGAAGGCGCCGCGCCCGTATCCATCTGGACACCGTACGACGCCACCATTGTGCCCCGCACCAGCTCGCGCCTGCCGATCGGCAATACCTATCAGGTCCCGGTCAGCCTTCACCGCTGGGTGCCCCAGAACCCGAAGGTGATCGACATTGTCCGCACCGAACTCGCCGGCGCACTGGAGGACCCTGACGGGCGCTGA
- the yjgA gene encoding ribosome biogenesis factor YjgA — translation MHNSDDPGAFDEFEDENFKSKTQVKQEMHELQALGKQLTELNPAKLAEVPMDAVLSEAIDTMHRIKSREARRRQLQYIGKLMRKADVEAIQAVLEKHREQDHLHLRFDRMAEEWRERLLEQGKEAQSAFFDAHPGADHQQVRALIREANKEIANKKAPTNQRKLFRYLRDFFMQES, via the coding sequence ATGCACAATTCAGATGATCCCGGCGCTTTTGACGAATTTGAGGACGAGAATTTCAAAAGCAAAACCCAGGTCAAGCAGGAAATGCACGAGCTGCAGGCACTCGGCAAGCAGCTGACCGAGCTGAACCCGGCGAAGCTGGCCGAGGTCCCCATGGATGCGGTGCTGAGCGAGGCTATCGACACCATGCACCGGATCAAGTCCCGGGAAGCGCGCCGCCGCCAGTTGCAGTACATCGGCAAACTCATGCGCAAGGCCGATGTCGAGGCGATCCAGGCGGTACTGGAGAAGCACCGGGAACAGGACCACCTGCACCTGCGTTTTGACCGTATGGCGGAAGAATGGCGGGAACGGTTGCTGGAACAGGGGAAAGAGGCGCAAAGTGCGTTTTTCGACGCCCATCCCGGCGCTGATCACCAGCAGGTGCGCGCCCTGATTCGCGAGGCCAACAAAGAAATCGCGAACAAGAAAGCACCGACCAACCAGCGCAAACTGTTTCGCTATCTGCGGGACTTCTTCATGCAGGAAAGCTGA
- the mgtE gene encoding magnesium transporter has protein sequence MSFRAQNQLGALYAALDSGTGREVQRMLSSLSPQSIAQLLESSPPRIRQVLWKLIDRKVEGEVLQELPDEVQGQILSTMDTEEMVAVMEGLNADDVADILQQLPERVMAEVLSAMSEHDRQRVEDVLAYDEETAGGLMDTEIVSVRPNLHLDVVLRYLRRHEQLPESTDNLFVVNRKDRFIGLLPLTKLLTTDPSVTVREIMITDVDPIPADMPDDEVARLFTKYDWITAPVVDEENRLLGRITIDDVVDVIREDADHSLMSLAGLDEEEDTFAPVKRTAPRRAIWLGINLLTALLASWVINLFQDTIDKVVALAVLMPIVASMGGVAGSQTLTVIIRGMALGQVGRSNLSWLLSRELASGALNAILWAAVMGGIAALWFGDTRIALIIIAAMVINLVTAAFAGTILPVALRALRIDPALAGGVALTTVTDVVGFMSFLGLATWFFI, from the coding sequence ATCTCATTCCGCGCTCAGAACCAGCTCGGTGCGCTGTATGCGGCGCTGGACAGTGGCACCGGGCGGGAAGTGCAGCGCATGCTGTCCTCACTCTCCCCGCAAAGCATCGCCCAGCTGCTCGAGAGCTCGCCGCCGCGCATCCGCCAGGTACTGTGGAAACTGATCGACCGCAAGGTCGAGGGCGAGGTACTGCAGGAACTGCCGGACGAGGTACAGGGCCAGATTCTCTCCACCATGGACACCGAGGAGATGGTGGCCGTGATGGAAGGGCTGAATGCGGACGATGTGGCAGACATCCTCCAGCAATTGCCCGAGCGGGTGATGGCGGAAGTACTGTCTGCCATGAGCGAGCACGACCGCCAGCGGGTGGAAGACGTCCTCGCTTACGACGAGGAGACCGCCGGCGGCCTGATGGACACGGAAATTGTCTCCGTGCGCCCCAACCTGCACCTCGATGTGGTGCTGCGCTACCTGCGCCGCCACGAGCAGCTGCCCGAATCCACCGACAACCTGTTTGTGGTCAACCGCAAAGACCGCTTTATCGGCCTGCTGCCACTGACCAAACTACTGACCACAGATCCCTCCGTCACCGTACGTGAAATCATGATCACCGACGTGGACCCCATTCCCGCCGATATGCCGGACGACGAAGTGGCTCGCCTGTTTACCAAATACGACTGGATTACCGCGCCGGTGGTGGACGAGGAAAATCGCCTGCTGGGGCGGATCACCATCGACGACGTGGTCGACGTGATCCGGGAAGACGCCGACCACTCGCTGATGAGCCTGGCGGGCCTCGACGAGGAAGAGGACACCTTCGCACCGGTAAAGCGCACCGCGCCCCGTCGCGCGATCTGGCTCGGCATCAACCTGCTCACCGCCCTGCTCGCTTCCTGGGTCATCAACCTGTTTCAGGACACCATCGACAAGGTGGTGGCCCTCGCCGTACTGATGCCGATTGTCGCCAGTATGGGCGGTGTCGCCGGCAGCCAGACCCTCACGGTCATCATTCGCGGCATGGCCCTGGGCCAGGTCGGGCGCAGTAACCTGAGCTGGCTCCTGTCCCGTGAGCTGGCCAGTGGCGCGCTGAATGCGATTCTCTGGGCTGCGGTGATGGGCGGTATCGCCGCGCTCTGGTTTGGCGATACCCGCATTGCCCTGATTATCATAGCGGCCATGGTCATCAACCTGGTCACCGCGGCCTTCGCCGGTACTATCCTACCGGTGGCCCTGCGTGCCCTGCGCATCGACCCCGCCCTGGCCGGCGGCGTGGCCCTGACCACGGTCACCGATGTGGTGGGCTTTATGTCTTTCCTCGGCCTCGCGACCTGGTTTTTTATTTGA
- a CDS encoding HPr family phosphocarrier protein, translating into MQKSRITIINKLGLHARAASKFAQTSARFSSEVKVHCQGKAVDGKSVMALMLLAAGKGVELELEICGRDEDAAHEAICLLINDRFGEGE; encoded by the coding sequence ATGCAAAAAAGCCGCATCACCATTATCAATAAACTGGGGCTACACGCGCGCGCCGCGAGCAAGTTTGCCCAGACCAGCGCGCGCTTTTCCTCTGAAGTGAAAGTGCACTGCCAGGGCAAGGCCGTCGACGGCAAAAGCGTGATGGCACTCATGCTGCTTGCCGCGGGCAAAGGCGTGGAGCTGGAACTGGAAATCTGCGGCCGCGATGAAGATGCTGCGCACGAGGCCATCTGCCTGCTGATTAACGACCGCTTTGGTGAGGGCGAATAA